From Archaeoglobus sulfaticallidus PM70-1:
CTAAGGTCCTCAGACACCTTGAGAATATGAGGATAGTCCCTGAATACTATAAGGAGGAGTTCAGAAACAAGATTGAGTGGCTTAAAGACAAGGCCTGTGCAAGGAGGAAAGGACTCGGAACGAGGATTCCGTGGGACAAAGAGTGGCTGATAGAGAGCCTGTCTGACTCAACAATATACATGGCTTACTACATTCTCGCCAAGTTCATCAACAGTGGACTACTAAAGGCCGAGAACATGACCAAAGAGCTGCTGGACTATGTTCTGCTCGGAGAGGGTAGCCTAGAGCTGGCATCCGAGTCCTCTGGGCTGGACAAAGAGATAGTGGAGGTTATACGAAGGGACTTCGTTTACTGGTATCCCGTCGATCTCAGGAGTTCTGGGAAAGATCTGGTTGCAAACCACCTTCTCTTTTTCCTATTCCACCACATCGCGATATTTCCAGAAGAGCTGTGGCCAAGGGCGATAGCCGTAAACGGGTATGTGAGTCTGGAAGGAAAGAAAATGTCGAAGAGCAAGGGCCCACTGCTCACGATGAAGAGGGCTGTTGCAGACTACTCTGCAGATGTGACGAGGATGTACATACTCTACACATCGGAATACGACAGTGACGCGGACTGGAGGAGGAAGGAAGTTGAGAGTCTGCGTTCTCATCTCAGGAGGTTCTACGAGCTTGTTAAAGAGAACATCAAAGATGGAGTAGAGTCAGTTGAATCTATGCTTGACAGATGGCTCATGAGCAGATTTCAGAGAATCGTTAGAGAGACCAACCTTGCAATGGAAGCTCTACAGACGAGGAGGGCTGTGAACTCGGCATTCTTCGAGATGATGGCCGATGTCAGATGGTATCTGAGAAGAGGTGGAAAGAACCTCTCGGTAATCATTGATGACTGGCTCAAACTCCTCGCTCCATTTATCCCGCACCTATGCGAAGAACTCTGGCATCTGAGACATGATACTTTCATAAGCACAGAGAGCTACCCGGAGTTTGACGAGAGCAAAATCGATAGAGAAGCTGAACTCAGCGAGGAGTACATAAAAACGCTGATAAACGATATCAAGGAGATCCTGAAGTTCGTTAAGGCTGAAAGAGTTTATCTTGCCACTGCTGATGAGTGGAAGTATGAAGCTCTCAAGGTCATCTCAGGAGAGAAGGAGGTCAGAAGTGCTATCAAAAAGCTGATGAGCGATGAGAAGTACAGAAAGCTTGGCAAGGAAGTACAGAACTTTGTCAAAAATGTAATCAAAGAGAAAATAACGGATTTCATCGATGAAGAGAAGCTGATAAAGGAGAATCTGGAGTTCATAAGCAGGGAAGTTGGTGTTGAGGTTGAGTTCAACCCGGAGATGGTTCCAGAAAGCAAGAGAAAGTCCGCCATACCAATGAAACCGGCGATATTTGCCCAATAGCTGAAAGGCAAAAACTGAAAGGCTAAAAATCGTCAAGGGATCTCTGAGATATTTTACTCAATGTCTTCCATTTTTTCCTAACAATTGGTGGGAAGTGACCCTTTTTCCTTAAATAATCCCTCAAAAAATCTATCGTTCTTGGATCGCTCGCATACCCGCTTCCGAAATCTCCGTAAATTTCTTTCAGTTTCTCTATCTTTTTATCTCTTTCAACCTTCGCAATTATGCTTGCAGAGGCGACCACCGGGTACTTATCATCGGCTTTATGTTCACATCTAACCTTACAGCTTTTGAATGTGTTCCCCAGTCTATTTTCAAGCCTACTTGACATAACATCAAAACTGTCAACAAAAACCATATCTGGCTTAACCTTCCTGATCAGCTTCTCGCATGCATCATACAGAATCTCGTTTATTGTTTTTTCTTCCATCAACTCGTCAAGCTGTTGTGGTTCAAACTTCAGAACTCTGTAACTGCCAATGCTTTTAAGCTCCTCAGCTATTTTTTCCCGTCTTTTCTTTGTGAGTTTTTTCGAATCTTTTACACCCAATCGCTCTAACTCGTTCAGTCTGTCTTTGTCGATGGCATAACAGCAAACAACCATTGGCCCTATAACAGGACCCTTTCCAGCCTCATCGATTCCGGCGATTTTCATGGTTGGACTGTAAACATTAGAAGATCTTTGGGAAGCCTTTGATAGGTAGCTTCCCGAACTTGCCCTTCTTCATTTTTTTCATAACGCTCTTCATCGTCTTGTAGTACTTCAAA
This genomic window contains:
- the leuS gene encoding leucine--tRNA ligase, producing the protein MAQVDFREIERKWQEMWEKEGIFHAEPSDKPKFFITIPYPYLNGNLHAGHTRTFTIGDAFARFMRMKGYNVLFPMGFHVTGTPIIGLAELIQKRDPKTFEVYTKFHDVPEDVLKKLDTPEKIVEYFSKEALKAMKDIGYSIDWRRVFTTTDETYQKFIEWQFYRLKELGLVVKGSHPVRYCPNDQNPVEDHDLLHGENATVVDFTVIKFRLDDGTILPCATLRPETVFGVTNIWLKPTEYVIARVDDEQWLVSEEAFEKLKYTEKKVEFVRKINAEELFGKYATNPVTKDKIPILPAEFVDTDNATGVVMSVPAHAPYDYIAIEDLKKSDLAEKYGLKDVLENIKPIVLIRIEDQEFSEGVPAEKVIRELGIKDQSDPELERATKILYKKEFHKGVLMDITGEYSGTKISQIKDRLQRDLIEKGIGDVFYEFSEKPVVCRCGTKCVVKVVKDQWFLSYSNPEWKAKVLRHLENMRIVPEYYKEEFRNKIEWLKDKACARRKGLGTRIPWDKEWLIESLSDSTIYMAYYILAKFINSGLLKAENMTKELLDYVLLGEGSLELASESSGLDKEIVEVIRRDFVYWYPVDLRSSGKDLVANHLLFFLFHHIAIFPEELWPRAIAVNGYVSLEGKKMSKSKGPLLTMKRAVADYSADVTRMYILYTSEYDSDADWRRKEVESLRSHLRRFYELVKENIKDGVESVESMLDRWLMSRFQRIVRETNLAMEALQTRRAVNSAFFEMMADVRWYLRRGGKNLSVIIDDWLKLLAPFIPHLCEELWHLRHDTFISTESYPEFDESKIDREAELSEEYIKTLINDIKEILKFVKAERVYLATADEWKYEALKVISGEKEVRSAIKKLMSDEKYRKLGKEVQNFVKNVIKEKITDFIDEEKLIKENLEFISREVGVEVEFNPEMVPESKRKSAIPMKPAIFAQ
- the rnhB gene encoding ribonuclease HII yields the protein MKIAGIDEAGKGPVIGPMVVCCYAIDKDRLNELERLGVKDSKKLTKKRREKIAEELKSIGSYRVLKFEPQQLDELMEEKTINEILYDACEKLIRKVKPDMVFVDSFDVMSSRLENRLGNTFKSCKVRCEHKADDKYPVVASASIIAKVERDKKIEKLKEIYGDFGSGYASDPRTIDFLRDYLRKKGHFPPIVRKKWKTLSKISQRSLDDF